A region of Nitrospirota bacterium DNA encodes the following proteins:
- a CDS encoding DUF5658 family protein, with product MEGRRLQGDRRKRPTPLLSRYIFFGGRRKGPRRSADRTVHVFSDVYSGWLFVALVGLAVLGILDSFFTLALLQGGVAVEANPVMAYFLHHGSTPFLFSKYSLTILSVLAFCLCKNIRIARAALAGALILYGSLVLYELGLLSHAGLLL from the coding sequence ATGGAAGGCAGGAGGCTTCAGGGAGACAGGAGGAAAAGGCCCACTCCCCTTCTGAGCAGGTACATTTTCTTCGGGGGAAGGCGCAAGGGGCCGCGCCGGTCGGCGGACCGGACGGTCCATGTGTTCTCCGACGTTTACAGCGGCTGGCTCTTCGTGGCCCTGGTGGGCCTTGCGGTTCTGGGCATCCTGGACAGCTTTTTCACCCTCGCCCTTCTACAGGGAGGGGTCGCCGTGGAGGCCAACCCCGTGATGGCCTATTTCCTGCACCACGGGAGCACGCCGTTTCTCTTTTCCAAGTATTCCCTCACCATCCTCTCGGTGCTGGCTTTCTGCCTGTGCAAGAACATCCGCATCGCCAGGGCCGCCCTGGCCGGGGCGCTCATCCTGTACGGCTCTCTCGTCCTTTACGAACTGGGCCTCCTCTCCCA